The nucleotide sequence ATCCAGCTTATCCTGGACTTTTGCAGCCACTACCTATTCCTAATCAAGCCTGCAGCCAAATTAGCATAGACTTTATTGAGGGACTTCCTAAATCTAGAGGCAAAGAGGTGATCCTAGTAGTAGTAGACAGATTGACCAAGTATTCACACTTTATTGCTTTATCACACCCTTATACTTCTGTCACAGTAGCTGAACTTTATTGGAATAGGATACATTGTTTACATGGTGTTCTTGATTCTATAGTGACTGATAGGGATAGAGTTTTTCCTAGCCATTTTTGGCAAGCTCTCTTCAAACTCTTGGGCACACAACTACACTATAGCACGGCTTACCACCCCCAAAGTGATGGCCAGACTGAGAGAGTGAATAAATGTCTAGAGAATTATCTCAGGTGCATGGTGTCTAGCAGACCTACTCTTTGGGAGCCCTGGCTTACTGCTGCTGGGTGGTAGTATAATACTAACTTCCACACTAGCCTGCGGTGCACTCCTTTTGAAGCTTTTTGTATGGGTATTCACCTCCATATCTGTCCATGGGACCACTAATAGAGACTAATGTTCCAGTGGCTGAGGATACTGTTTTGAAGAGACAACAGATGTATCAACTTCTTAAGGACAATTTGAGCAAAGCACAAGAGAGGATGAAGCATTATACTGATAGGAAGAGGTCAGAAAGGGAGTTCCAGGTGGGAGACATGGTCTACCTTAGGCTTCAACCTTACAGGCAAACCTCTATAGCATTGAGAAAAAATTTGAAGCTTTCGTCTAAATATTATGGTCCTTACAAGGTCATTTCCAAAACTGGATCAGTGGCTTACAAACTTGAATTACCTGCAGACTCTAAAGTACATCCTGTGTTCCATGTATCCCTTCTAAAAAAGAAGGTAGGTTCCAAGGTGGTGGTGCAATCGACTCTGCCTATTACTGGGGATGATGGTCAATTTTTAGTCCAACCTGTGGCTATTTTACAAAGACAGATGATCAAAAAGAATAATGTGGCTGGAGTGAAGGTTTTGGTTCAATGGTCAAATTTGCCGCCGGAAGATGCTACCTGGGAAGACTATGACCTCCTTAAGGCTAAGTTCCCTAATTTTGATTCTCAAGGAGGAAGAAATGTAATGATCCTACTTAGTATAGCTTAgcatattttaatcaagcaaatAAAGAAAGCGGGCAGTGGGGATCGTAGTTGAAGCACAGAAGGAGTGACTAACTCACTGACCTGGACGGCTGAGATTTAATTGTTATTAATGAGGTGCAAGGGTGGAGATAATGCCACGTCGCCAGAAGTTGTTATATAACGACTAGTGGAGAGAGAAAACACAAACGATAATCTGGTATTTCCTCTCCTTCCTCGtgctctcttctctctcttctctttcttcttctctactCTAAACTTCTGATCCTCCCCTTCTCTTCTCTGCAGATTCAAGAACTTCCATGGATGCCCATCTACCCTAGTTATAGTAGATTAATTCAGTTCTTAATTTCCTTATAATTGATatccatttttcatttttttgaagtaAACCGAAAATTGTCccaaaaattttgagtttttttacttttattgttgCTGAATTTAGTCAGATCCTGATTGGGATCCTGACAGATGTGTGGGACAAagagataggattagaaatgaagATATTCGAGTATGAGTGTCcttgatgaagaacaagatgcaGCAAGCGAGACTGAGATGGTCCAGGCATGTAAAGAGGAGATCAGGAGCCGATGCCCCGATATGGAGGTGTGAGAGATTGGCTCTGAATGGTTTCAAGAGAGATAGAGTAGACTGAAGAAGTAATGGGGAGAACTGATTAGACAAGATATGATGTAGTTTCAGCTAATTGGGGACATGACCTAAGACGGGAGGTTATGGAGGACACAAATTCGGTAGAGTTGTCTCGCTTTTCCTTCCATACTAGTTAGTCGTAGTACTACTCTTGTAGTTTCTCTTCCTTCAATTTCTATAATTATCTATTACTCTTTTGTGCTTCGATTATCATAGTATTCTGTTGTAGTTACtgttccaattttttttttaagactGCTTTGTCATGTTCTCTGTGCCCTTGgaataactggtaaagttgctgccatgtgacggGTTCAAGCCCTGGAAACagcttagtgcaccgggctgcttTGAATTGTTTTTCCTTGCGCTGAAGGTCCATTTATAATTCCCCAAACTCCAGTTGTGGAATttcactgggtatattgttgttgttgtacgatGAATTATTTAGTGAAGGTACATTGGTTCTATAGCATTTTCAGTGATGAAAAATGATCTGCTGCGACCGCTTATAatttaaatagaagaaaatgatctTACATAGATTGTTATATCATGTGATAAAGgatgtataactaaaataacatgtAATTCAAGGCATTGGGTAAAAACTGAAATATGTAGTTGAATTATATATATGCAAGCAATAAGTACAAGTAGTAGCTACTGGCTTACATTCTTCATCTCACTCTCATCATATAtatctacaactataaataacaACCAAGAAGTACAATAAAATAGAGAGGCAACTTATGAAATAGACAGTAACGGCAAGACCAAGTGAATGTGATAAAGTAGCAAACATACCAGTTGCAAATGCAATCACTACTGCTAACATTGACAAGCACTGAAAAATAGCTGCGAGATTATAAAACTTCCATACAATTTTTTTCCGTTGAGGAATTCTACTTTGAGCTGCCATGAGGAAGTAGATGAATATGGCAACAGCTGAGAATGTGAAGGCAATGGCATTGGAAACAACAAATGCACGAAATGATGTTTTCCTTATTAGAATCGCCATCCCTTGATTAGGGCTATCAGAGTTGCTCTCAAAACCTCCTGGCAATGTGATACCAGCGGCGAAAGTGACTGTCATTATCAAAGTGGCCACAACAATATGGATTTGAGCTACTTTCATAATACTTTCAATTACTGTTTGATCTGCGTTTTCAGCTTTATCTTGATCATCTTTCCTCAGTTGCATTGCGACTCCTATACCCGTTTGATCATTTGGATTGGACATGGACTTGTACTTCCGCTTTACCTCAAAGTCACGTTTTCCAAATAGGCCATTGCTAAACAAATCCTCCACcaatttctcctattttcatCAATAGTACAGTTTATATTGAGTCTGTCAAAAAATTTAACACAGTAACTTGATTAACTGAGAACTAATCTGTTCATAGCTTAGGAGGCAACGATATCATGTAAAAATTGAATTACAGTTTTACTTGATGTTTCAACACCACATCAAGAATGGTCAGAAATAGAAGTTGGATCTATAAAAGCATtgttattaaaagttaaaagagtAGTCCATAGCAACGCAACCAGTATTTGAAAAACAAATGTGTGGCTGCTTACCTTCTTTGTTGTCGCTTTGCATGACAATGCTATATCAAGTGGAGTCTGGTTTTGTTTGTTAAATGACATCTTCTTTGCTCTAGGATGGTTTATTAATTCAGGCACATGGTTATCAGAGGCAGCAAGCAAATGGAGAGGAGTGTTGCCGTCGCTATCTGGCTCATCAACAAGGCTGCTGCACTTATCAGAGTCTAATAAGAAGCGGACTACATTGTCTTGATTGTTCAATACGGCAACATGAAGAGCATTTTGATTGTTGCTGTTAAGCATATCCCAACAATCAGGGCACTGATTTAATAGCTTATATATCATGTATACGTAACCTTGACTGGCTGCAATGTGAATTGCTGTAGTCCAGTCATTTTCACTGCCTGCCGGAAGGTACACTAAGGATTTTTTCCACTCCAGCATATCAGATACTACGTCCGTCAATCCTAATTTAACAGCATAGTGCAGTGAATTCCAACCCCATAAGTCAGGTTCCTCGCATAAAGGTTTATTCCAACGCCATAGTGATCTAATGCAATCTGGATGTGTCAACACGATAAATGCATAAATGAGGGGTTAGATCTTCTCGCAAATATAGTTGCACAGCAGACACTACAAAATCATCAGCAAAAATTGCAGATAACTATTttttagtcaaagaatataacgtTGCCCAGATATTGaaatgacattactcaacccacCCCTCCTCTAAGTCTTCTTCTCTTCCCTCCTATTTTTTTCTTACGGCAGAATCGCTATTCAGGTGGATAAAAACTGCTGGACATTAAATAACCACATCACGATTGATTTTGGTTGGCTAGTTTAGAAAGTCACAGGGGCAGGCCAAAACTTCTTTGTTCACATCATTCGCTACACCTTGGCGAGATAGTCTTTTGGAAAGGAGAAGAGGGATTGGGGTAGTTGTCAGAGATATTAAATAGTAAGAAAATTAGTCCATTGGATTATAAGTTGATGCAGATAATGGAGGATCCTAGTGAGACTATCGACATGATTAATCCATATTATGGGAAATTCAACTAAAGTTAGATGTTGATACAGCAAATAGCAAAAATTATGTACCTTTATGTTCCTGA is from Capsicum annuum cultivar UCD-10X-F1 chromosome 5, UCD10Xv1.1, whole genome shotgun sequence and encodes:
- the LOC107871462 gene encoding protein ACCELERATED CELL DEATH 6-like, which gives rise to MDPTLYNAAMRGNIGDANFLLADHLKRDEENGYQVTPKGNTVLHVAALYGHSHFVEEVLKITPALFCCQNKKNETALHIAANEGHTEVVRVLLACVEDHNTKEKLTRMMDASGDTALHKAVRSQHLDVVKLLVTEDPEFEFPPNHAQETPLYLAAESGFHDALIKILESFKKPTYVAGPSNRTPLHAAVIQEHKDCIRSLWRWNKPLCEEPDLWGWNSLHYAVKLGLTDVVSDMLEWKKSLVYLPAGSENDWTTAIHIAASQGYVYMIYKLLNQCPDCWDMLNSNNQNALHVAVLNNQDNVVRFLLDSDKCSSLVDEPDSDGNTPLHLLAASDNHVPELINHPRAKKMSFNKQNQTPLDIALSCKATTKKEKLVEDLFSNGLFGKRDFEVKRKYKSMSNPNDQTGIGVAMQLRKDDQDKAENADQTVIESIMKVAQIHIVVATLIMTVTFAAGITLPGGFESNSDSPNQGMAILIRKTSFRAFVVSNAIAFTFSAVAIFIYFLMAAQSRIPQRKKIVWKFYNLAAIFQCLSMLAVVIAFATGMFATLSHSLGLAVTVYFISCLSILLYFLVVIYSCRYI